The proteins below come from a single Caenibius sp. WL genomic window:
- the rplN gene encoding 50S ribosomal protein L14, with translation MIQMQSNLDVADNSGAKRVQCIKVLGGSKRRTAGVGDVIVVSVKEAQPRARVKKGDVHRAVIVRTKKDVRRPDGSVIRFDSNAAVLVNKNEEPIGTRIFGPVVRELRGRGFMKIISLAPEVL, from the coding sequence ATGATCCAGATGCAATCCAATCTCGACGTCGCGGACAACAGCGGCGCGAAGCGCGTCCAGTGCATCAAGGTGCTGGGCGGGTCTAAGCGCCGTACCGCTGGCGTCGGCGACGTGATCGTCGTCTCCGTGAAGGAGGCGCAGCCGCGCGCCCGCGTAAAGAAGGGCGACGTTCATCGCGCCGTGATCGTGCGCACCAAGAAGGACGTTCGCCGTCCCGATGGCAGCGTGATCCGCTTCGACAGCAATGCCGCGGTGCTCGTGAACAAGAACGAGGAGCCGATCGGCACCCGTATCTTCGGCCCGGTGGTGCGCGAACTGCGCGGCCGCGGCTTCATGAAGATCATTTCGCTCGCTCCGGAGGTGTTGTAA
- the rpsH gene encoding 30S ribosomal protein S8, producing the protein MALTDPLGDMLTRIRNGQRAKKDSVLSPASNLRARVLEVLQREGYIRGFSEDETGKHKQLRIELKYFEGEPAIKHVARVSKPGRRIYSGSKELPIVRNGLGITIVSTPRGVLSDAEARAHNVGGEVLAEVF; encoded by the coding sequence ATGGCATTGACCGATCCCCTGGGTGATATGCTCACCCGTATCCGCAACGGCCAGCGGGCGAAGAAGGACTCCGTCCTTTCGCCGGCTTCCAACCTGCGTGCGCGTGTTCTCGAAGTTCTTCAGCGCGAAGGCTACATCCGTGGCTTCAGCGAAGACGAAACCGGCAAGCACAAGCAGCTGCGGATCGAACTGAAGTATTTCGAGGGCGAACCCGCGATCAAGCACGTCGCCCGCGTGTCCAAGCCGGGCCGCCGGATCTATTCGGGCAGCAAGGAGCTGCCGATTGTCCGCAACGGTCTCGGCATCACCATCGTCTCGACGCCGCGCGGCGTGCTTTCGGATGCCGAAGCGCGCGCCCACAACGTCGGCGGCGAAGTGCTGGCGGAGGTGTTCTGA
- the rpsC gene encoding 30S ribosomal protein S3, translated as MGQKSNPIGLRLQINRTWDSRWYAEGRDYSQLLKEDLEIRKFIVENLPQAAISKVVIERPAKLCRVSIYAARPGVIIGKKGADIEKLRAKLSKMTASEVKLNIVEIRKPEIDAKLVAQGVADQLIRRVAFRRAMKRAVQSALRLGAEGIKITCGGRLGGAEIARVEWYREGRVPLHTLRANVDYAEAEALTAYGIIGIKCWIFKGEILGHDPMAQDRLMMEAQTSGVRPARDDRRN; from the coding sequence ATGGGTCAGAAGAGCAATCCGATCGGCCTGCGCCTGCAGATCAATCGCACCTGGGACAGCCGTTGGTACGCCGAAGGGCGTGACTATAGCCAGCTGCTCAAGGAAGATCTCGAAATCCGCAAGTTCATCGTCGAAAACCTGCCCCAGGCAGCGATTTCGAAGGTGGTGATCGAGCGCCCGGCCAAGCTGTGCCGCGTGTCGATCTATGCGGCCCGTCCCGGTGTCATCATCGGCAAGAAGGGCGCGGACATCGAGAAGCTGCGCGCCAAGCTGTCGAAGATGACCGCCAGCGAAGTGAAGCTGAACATCGTTGAAATCCGCAAGCCGGAAATCGATGCCAAGCTCGTCGCCCAGGGCGTCGCCGATCAGCTCATTCGCCGTGTGGCTTTCCGCCGCGCGATGAAGCGGGCCGTGCAGTCCGCTCTCCGCCTCGGCGCGGAAGGGATCAAGATCACGTGCGGCGGCCGTCTCGGCGGTGCTGAAATCGCTCGTGTGGAATGGTACCGCGAAGGCCGCGTGCCGCTGCACACGCTGCGCGCCAATGTCGATTATGCCGAAGCCGAAGCGCTGACCGCATACGGCATCATCGGGATCAAGTGCTGGATCTTCAAGGGTGAGATCCTCGGCCACGATCCGATGGCGCAGGACCGGTTGATGATGGAGGCCCAGACCTCCGGCGTGCGTCCGGCACGTGATGACCGCAGGAACTAA
- the rpsQ gene encoding 30S ribosomal protein S17, whose protein sequence is MPKRILIGTVVSDKTDKTVTVLVERKVKHPLYGKIIRRSKKYHAHDADNAYKTGETVRIEETRPISKTKTWQVIERVQAGKGQAVEANLDVEA, encoded by the coding sequence ATGCCGAAGCGTATCCTGATCGGGACCGTGGTCTCCGACAAGACCGACAAGACTGTGACGGTGCTTGTCGAGCGTAAGGTGAAGCACCCGCTGTACGGGAAGATCATCCGCCGCTCGAAGAAGTACCATGCCCATGACGCGGACAACGCCTACAAGACTGGCGAAACCGTCCGCATCGAGGAAACCCGTCCGATCTCCAAGACCAAGACCTGGCAGGTGATCGAGCGCGTTCAGGCGGGCAAGGGCCAGGCTGTCGAAGCCAACCTCGACGTTGAGGCCTGA
- the rplR gene encoding 50S ribosomal protein L18, protein MAKLSLFDRRRRRVRTALKARAGGRPRLSVHRSGKHIYAQIIDDAAGRTLAAASTLGGKGGNIDAAAKVGADIAAAAKQAGVTTVVFDRGGFLFHGRVKALADAAREGGLEF, encoded by the coding sequence ATGGCCAAGCTTTCTCTTTTCGACCGTCGCCGCCGCCGCGTGCGGACGGCGCTCAAGGCCCGCGCTGGCGGTCGCCCGCGGCTGTCGGTGCATCGTTCGGGCAAGCACATCTATGCCCAGATCATCGATGACGCCGCTGGCCGCACGCTGGCTGCTGCTTCGACTCTCGGCGGCAAGGGCGGCAACATCGATGCCGCCGCCAAGGTCGGCGCGGACATCGCTGCCGCTGCCAAGCAGGCGGGCGTGACCACTGTCGTGTTCGATCGCGGTGGCTTCCTGTTCCATGGCCGCGTCAAGGCGCTGGCCGACGCTGCGCGCGAAGGCGGGCTGGAGTTCTGA
- the rplE gene encoding 50S ribosomal protein L5, producing the protein MADKYTPRLRQRYDAEIVKAMTEKFGYENPMQVPKLEKITLNMGVGEASQDKKKVQTAAEEMELIAGQKPVITKAKKSIAQFKLREGMPIGCKVTLRRERMYEFLDRLVTIAMPRIRDFRGLNPKSFDGRGNYAMGVKEQIIFPEISYDRIEKVRGLDIIVTTTAKTDEEARELLRLFGFPFPADAEQKEAA; encoded by the coding sequence ATGGCTGACAAGTACACCCCGCGTCTCCGCCAGCGTTACGACGCTGAAATCGTCAAGGCGATGACGGAGAAATTCGGCTACGAAAACCCGATGCAGGTGCCGAAGCTCGAAAAGATCACGCTCAACATGGGCGTGGGCGAAGCGAGCCAGGACAAGAAGAAGGTCCAGACGGCCGCTGAGGAAATGGAACTGATCGCCGGCCAGAAGCCGGTTATCACCAAGGCGAAGAAATCGATCGCGCAGTTCAAGCTGCGTGAAGGCATGCCGATCGGTTGCAAGGTCACCTTGCGCCGCGAACGCATGTACGAATTCCTCGACCGTCTGGTGACGATCGCCATGCCGCGTATCCGCGACTTCCGCGGGCTCAACCCGAAGAGCTTCGACGGGCGGGGCAATTACGCCATGGGCGTGAAGGAACAGATCATCTTCCCCGAGATCAGCTATGATCGGATCGAAAAGGTCCGGGGTCTGGATATCATCGTCACCACCACCGCGAAGACCGACGAAGAAGCACGCGAACTGCTGCGTCTGTTCGGTTTCCCGTTCCCGGCTGACGCCGAACAGAAGGAAGCGGCGTGA
- the rpmC gene encoding 50S ribosomal protein L29, producing MMAKTEDFRAKTDDQLTADLGELKREQFNLRFQAATNQIERPARIKEVRRQIARIKTLQGERARAAKA from the coding sequence ATGATGGCCAAGACTGAAGACTTCCGCGCGAAGACCGACGATCAGCTCACCGCTGATCTGGGCGAATTGAAGCGCGAGCAGTTCAATCTGCGCTTCCAGGCAGCGACCAACCAGATCGAGCGTCCCGCTCGCATCAAGGAAGTGCGCCGCCAGATCGCGCGTATCAAGACGCTGCAGGGCGAGCGCGCCCGCGCTGCGAAGGCTTAA
- the rplP gene encoding 50S ribosomal protein L16: MLQPKKTKFRKAFKGRIHGDAKGGTSLNFGSYGLKALEPERITARQIEAARRAITRHIKRQGRLWIRVFPDVPVSKKPAEVRQGKGKGSIEYWAARVKPGRILFELDGVPGPLAAVAFQRAAMKLPIKTKVVARLGDTSHLGAE; encoded by the coding sequence ATGCTGCAACCTAAGAAAACCAAGTTCCGCAAGGCATTCAAGGGCCGTATCCACGGTGATGCCAAGGGCGGTACGTCGCTGAACTTCGGCTCCTACGGTCTCAAGGCGCTTGAGCCCGAACGGATCACCGCTCGCCAGATCGAAGCGGCTCGCCGTGCGATCACGCGTCACATCAAGCGTCAGGGCCGTCTCTGGATCCGCGTTTTCCCCGACGTGCCGGTTTCGAAGAAGCCTGCCGAAGTCCGTCAGGGTAAGGGCAAGGGTTCGATCGAATACTGGGCAGCACGGGTGAAGCCGGGCCGCATCCTGTTCGAACTCGATGGCGTTCCGGGCCCGCTCGCCGCAGTGGCGTTCCAGCGCGCTGCGATGAAGCTGCCGATCAAGACCAAGGTCGTTGCCCGACTGGGCGACACGTCGCACCTGGGAGCTGAATGA
- the rplF gene encoding 50S ribosomal protein L6 gives MSRIGKKPVAIPGGVTANIADGVLTVKGPKGTLTLTLADEVTYALEDGSISVQPANDSKRARSFWGMQRTLVSNLVEGVTEGFSKTLTITGVGYRANAQGKKLKLQLGYSHDVDLDVPEGLDVKTPDQTTVEISGVDKQQVGQFAAEIRRWRKPEPYKGKGIKYRGEFIFRKEGKKK, from the coding sequence ATGAGCCGCATTGGCAAGAAGCCGGTTGCGATTCCGGGCGGCGTGACCGCCAATATCGCGGACGGCGTTCTCACTGTGAAGGGGCCGAAGGGCACTCTCACGCTGACGCTCGCTGACGAAGTCACCTATGCGCTCGAAGATGGCAGCATCTCGGTGCAGCCGGCGAACGATTCGAAGCGCGCCCGCTCTTTCTGGGGCATGCAGCGCACGCTGGTGTCGAACCTGGTGGAAGGCGTTACGGAAGGCTTTTCCAAGACGCTCACCATCACCGGTGTCGGCTATCGTGCGAACGCACAGGGCAAGAAGCTGAAGCTTCAGCTCGGCTACAGCCATGACGTCGATCTCGACGTGCCGGAAGGTCTGGACGTGAAGACGCCCGACCAGACGACCGTCGAAATCAGCGGCGTCGACAAGCAGCAGGTGGGGCAGTTCGCTGCTGAAATCCGTCGCTGGCGCAAGCCCGAACCCTACAAGGGCAAGGGTATCAAGTACCGCGGCGAGTTTATCTTCCGCAAGGAAGGGAAGAAGAAGTAA
- the rplX gene encoding 50S ribosomal protein L24, with protein sequence MSAAKIKKGDSVVVRSGKDKGRTGTVLQVMPQDGKVLVQGVNIAARHRKPTQTNPQGGIDRREAPLAISKVALADPKDGKPTRVRFEVKDGKKVRVAVKSGETIDG encoded by the coding sequence ATGTCCGCTGCGAAGATCAAGAAGGGTGATAGCGTCGTTGTCCGTTCGGGCAAGGACAAGGGCCGCACCGGCACTGTCCTCCAGGTCATGCCGCAGGACGGCAAGGTCCTGGTGCAGGGCGTGAACATCGCTGCTCGCCACCGCAAGCCGACCCAGACGAACCCGCAGGGCGGCATCGACCGCCGCGAGGCGCCGCTGGCGATCTCGAAAGTTGCGCTCGCCGATCCGAAGGACGGCAAGCCGACCCGCGTTCGCTTCGAAGTCAAGGACGGCAAGAAGGTCCGCGTTGCCGTGAAGTCCGGGGAGACCATCGATGGCTGA
- the rpsN gene encoding 30S ribosomal protein S14, with protein sequence MAKLSSVNKNERRKKLVQKYAAKYAKLKAIADDQSADETDRLMARLKMAEIPRNANPTRVRNRCATTGRPRGYYRKFGLCRIELRNLGNKGLIPGMTKSSW encoded by the coding sequence ATGGCGAAACTGAGTTCCGTGAACAAGAATGAGCGTCGCAAGAAGCTCGTTCAGAAGTATGCGGCGAAATATGCCAAGCTGAAGGCGATTGCCGACGACCAGTCGGCAGACGAAACCGATCGGCTGATGGCCCGTCTGAAAATGGCGGAAATCCCGCGTAATGCTAACCCGACCCGCGTGCGCAACCGTTGCGCAACCACGGGCCGTCCTCGCGGTTATTACCGCAAGTTCGGTCTCTGCCGCATCGAACTGCGGAATCTGGGCAACAAGGGCCTGATTCCCGGTATGACGAAGTCGAGCTGGTAA